One region of Triticum aestivum cultivar Chinese Spring chromosome 6B, IWGSC CS RefSeq v2.1, whole genome shotgun sequence genomic DNA includes:
- the LOC123139507 gene encoding agamous-like MADS-box protein AGL61: MSMAPKRKLSMGRQKIEIRRIESEEARQVCFSKRRAGLFKKVSELAVLCGAEVAAVVFSPAGKAFSFGHPSVEAILDRFIPSAAAQVGPAAGLGAAGDRNLAELNRQYGQLREQLESEKARKERADEAMEKERATGSPAAAWLDAYLRDLGEEELMAFAAALVDVQGAVSARANQVLQEALDVGRARSASRMLLAPPPQQELAGGGGFEFASCGANSRNEMEMQQMLMAMPPPPEFAAAGMEMIQVQQGLGPNAGLPY; encoded by the coding sequence ATGTCGATGGCGCCGAAGCGGAAGCTTAGCATGGGGCGGCAGAAGATCGAGATCCGGCGGATCGAGAGCGAGGAGGCGCGCCAGGTGTGCTTCTCCAAGCGCCGGGCGGGGCTGTTCAAGAAGGTGAGCGAGCTGGCCGTGCTCTGCGGCGCCGAGGTGGCCGCCGTCGTCTTCTCCCCGGCCGGCAaggccttctccttcggccaccccTCCGTCGAGGCCATCCTCGACCGCTTCATCCCCTCCGCCGCGGCGCAGGtcgggccggcggcgggccttgGTGCCGCCGGCGACCGCAACCTGGCGGAGCTGAACCGGCAGTACGGCCAGCTGCGCGAGCAGCTGGAGTCGGAGAAGGCGCGGAAGGAGCGCGcggacgaggccatggagaaggagCGCGCCACGGGGAGCCCGGCGGCGGCGTGGCTCGACGCCTACCTGCGCGACCTCGGGGAGGAGGAGCTGATGGCCTTCGCCGCCGCGCTGGTGGACGTGCAGGGCGCCGTCTCCGCGCGCGCCAACCAGGTGCTCCAGGAGGCGCTGGACGTCGGCCGCGCCAGGAGCGCCAGCCGCATGCTCCTGGCGCCCCCGCCGCAGCAGGAGCTCGCAGGCGGTGGTGGCTTTGAGTTCGCTAGCTGCGGCGCGAACTCTAGGAATGAGATGGAGATGCAGCAGATGTTGATGGCCATGCCGCCaccgccggagttcgccgctgcCGGAATGGAGATGATACAAGTACAACAGGGGCTCGGGCCGAACGCCGGCTTACCCTACTGA